One genomic segment of Amycolatopsis sp. WQ 127309 includes these proteins:
- a CDS encoding bifunctional 3-(3-hydroxy-phenyl)propionate/3-hydroxycinnamic acid hydroxylase: protein MVLTSPAEGESAADVVVVGYGPVGQLLSVLLAQRGWRVVVLERWPEPFSLPRAVGFDSEAARLLAAAGIGDAFAEFGEPSREYAWRNARGQTLIEFDVAERGHCAWPDSTSFYQPALEAALIARGASMPNLRVLRGHTLVDTAERDDGVDLTAETSGGARRSFRASWVIGCDGANSFVRDRIGTTSTDLGFAHDWLICDVTLREPREFRPNNLQICDPARPRTAVSAGPGHRRWEFMRLPGERVSGFGDAGNAWRLLRLVDVTPENARLDRHAVYTFRASWADHWQSGRLLIAGDAAHLMPPFAGQGMCSGFRDAANLAWKLDFVLAGVADAALLDTYTAERRAHVRHAVTMSVELGKVVCVVNPAAAADRDGAMLTARSRNIGPPARERTAVKALVTGFLHHGADGLPAAHAGDSTPQARVAAGGRTGLFDEIVGLGFVLISTLDVASVPDAGSLAAIGARPVRVRPAGTAAGDLAEHDVVDVDDVYLPYLAGLGAVAALVRPDFYLFGVAEDEDGLRRLVRDAAGRLTASRAPTGRIPAEPVPPGAR from the coding sequence ATGGTGCTTACGTCGCCCGCTGAGGGAGAGTCCGCCGCGGACGTGGTCGTCGTGGGCTACGGCCCGGTGGGCCAGCTGCTGTCGGTCCTGCTCGCGCAACGGGGGTGGCGGGTCGTCGTGCTGGAGCGGTGGCCGGAGCCCTTCTCGCTGCCGCGCGCGGTGGGGTTCGACAGCGAGGCCGCGCGCCTGCTCGCCGCGGCCGGGATCGGCGACGCGTTCGCCGAGTTCGGCGAGCCGTCACGGGAGTACGCCTGGCGCAACGCCCGCGGGCAGACGCTGATCGAGTTCGACGTCGCCGAACGGGGCCACTGCGCATGGCCGGATTCGACGTCGTTCTACCAGCCCGCACTGGAAGCCGCGTTGATCGCCCGCGGTGCGAGCATGCCCAACCTGCGGGTGCTACGCGGCCACACCCTGGTGGACACGGCGGAGCGCGACGACGGGGTCGACCTGACCGCCGAGACATCCGGCGGCGCCCGCCGGAGCTTCCGCGCGAGCTGGGTGATCGGGTGCGACGGGGCCAACAGCTTCGTCCGGGACCGCATCGGGACCACCAGCACGGATCTCGGCTTCGCCCACGACTGGCTGATCTGCGACGTGACCCTGCGCGAGCCCCGCGAGTTCCGGCCGAACAACCTGCAGATCTGCGATCCGGCCCGGCCGCGGACCGCGGTGTCGGCGGGCCCCGGGCACCGCCGCTGGGAGTTCATGCGCCTGCCGGGGGAGCGGGTGAGCGGCTTCGGCGACGCCGGGAACGCCTGGCGCCTGCTCCGCCTCGTCGACGTCACCCCCGAGAACGCGCGGCTGGACCGCCACGCCGTGTACACCTTCCGGGCGAGCTGGGCGGATCACTGGCAGTCCGGCCGGCTGCTCATCGCGGGGGACGCGGCCCACCTCATGCCGCCCTTCGCCGGGCAGGGCATGTGTTCGGGCTTCCGGGACGCGGCCAACCTCGCGTGGAAGCTCGACTTCGTGCTGGCCGGCGTGGCGGACGCGGCGCTGCTCGACACCTACACCGCCGAGCGCCGGGCCCACGTGCGGCACGCGGTGACCATGTCGGTCGAGCTCGGCAAGGTGGTGTGCGTGGTGAACCCGGCCGCGGCCGCCGACCGGGACGGCGCCATGCTCACCGCGCGCAGCCGGAACATCGGCCCGCCGGCGCGGGAGCGGACCGCGGTCAAGGCGCTGGTGACCGGTTTCCTGCACCACGGTGCCGACGGCCTCCCGGCCGCGCACGCGGGTGACTCCACCCCGCAGGCGCGGGTGGCCGCCGGTGGCCGCACGGGTCTGTTCGACGAGATCGTCGGCCTGGGCTTCGTGCTGATCAGCACCCTGGACGTGGCCTCGGTGCCCGACGCGGGCTCGCTGGCCGCGATCGGCGCCCGGCCGGTCCGGGTGCGCCCGGCCGGCACCGCGGCGGGCGACCTCGCCGAGCACGACGTCGTCGACGTCGACGACGTCTACCTGCCGTACCTGGCCGGTCTGGGTGCGGTGGCGGCGCTGGTGCGTCCGGACTTCTACCTCTTCGGCGTCGCGGAGGACGAGGACGGCCTGCGACGGCTGGTGCGGGACGCCGCCGGCCGGCTCACCGCGTCGCGGGCACCGACCGGCCGGATCCCGGCGGAACCGGTGCCGCCAGGCGCCCGCTGA
- a CDS encoding YceI family protein, whose translation MSNAAVPFSPIDPEVSGSYQLDPLHSRIGFVARHAMVTKVRGNFNEFEGTLILNAEKPAESSAALSVQAASVDTRSKLRDDHLRTGDLLDADTFPQLTFTSTAVEQTGDTRFRMTGDLTIRGVTRPVDIDWEYGGTVKDLTGSLRSGFEGKAEIARSDFGMEFNMPLEAGGFLVSDKIVLELDVSAVKD comes from the coding sequence ATGAGTAATGCCGCAGTGCCGTTCTCGCCCATCGATCCCGAGGTGAGTGGTTCGTACCAGCTGGATCCCCTGCACTCCCGCATCGGCTTCGTCGCCCGGCACGCGATGGTGACGAAGGTGCGCGGCAACTTCAACGAGTTCGAGGGCACCCTGATCCTGAACGCGGAGAAGCCGGCCGAGTCGAGCGCGGCCCTGTCGGTCCAGGCCGCCAGCGTCGACACCCGCAGCAAGCTCCGCGACGACCACCTGCGCACGGGCGACCTCCTCGACGCCGACACCTTCCCGCAGCTCACGTTCACCAGCACCGCCGTCGAGCAGACCGGTGACACGCGGTTCCGGATGACCGGTGACCTGACCATCCGCGGTGTCACCCGGCCGGTCGACATCGACTGGGAGTACGGCGGCACCGTCAAGGACCTGACGGGCAGTCTCCGCAGCGGTTTCGAGGGCAAGGCGGAGATCGCCCGCTCGGACTTCGGCATGGAGTTCAACATGCCGCTGGAGGCCGGTGGGTTCCTGGTGTCCGACAAGATCGTCCTCGAGCTGGACGTGTCGGCGGTCAAGGACTGA